The DNA segment GTATGTATTATTTTAAGCTAGTTTTTTTAGTGCTTTTACATGCAAACAACTTCCCAAAATTTCTACCAGCTTTATGAGATTTACCATATAGTGAAGCCTTAAGGGGTACAACGAGAGGCGTCTCTGTTTACATATCAATTTATTCCGTAAAACACAGCCAAATAGATCCTCAACTTTGTAAAGCATTGCAAGGAGAAAACTCTCCATGTGGGAACATTTAGCAACATAGTGCTCTGTCAGTGATGTAGGTAAACCATCAATTGGGAAACATTTCAACGCTGCTGTTTTCTGTAATATAAAAGTTCAAGAGGACTTAAAGACTTACTGAAACAGAGCAGCTGAAAGATGAGTAATTTATCTCTGCAGTGGCACACTTGAGGGGGATCGACTCACCCTACAGTAGGGCCAAGTCAGTGTACTGACATTAGCATTTGTTTGTTCAGGAAACAAAATCTGCCATCAAGAAATTAGAAATTTCACGTCTCCAAGTCTTTGTTGAGGATATGCCATCCTTCCAGCCTGTCTCTAGGAAAGGTCATCTTGAGGCAACACAACATGGGTGCTATCTAAAAATCAAGTATTAGCCAGCAGTAAGTTACTGAATGCAAATTCATTGTCAAGGCAGTGTTGCAATATGGTCCAAGGGTAAAACTGATTTCTAGGTTTATTGACATACTCAAGGATGAGAGTGTAGGAATGGCAACGGACATGCAGACAGATGACTACTATGAAATTATTGTTTAATAATGACATTTCATACTAGCTtatggtgaatttcctctgatcATTTTACAAAGTTCAGAgggaacttgaggaacagcagtaTTTTACACTGGACATGGAAGTTCATGTTTGAGAAATGCAAACAGGTACACACTTTCTTCTGATACACCAATTGTCAGGCAACTGCACAATGAATGGTTGTGAAGAAAGCAGAAGTGAATCACTTGCACAGCCAGGTCATAGAAGAGGTCTATCCTGAACTGCACAGACTTACTGAGAAGTTTTAAGAGTTAGATCTTACGAAACAAACAGTAGTGGTTGATAGATCTACAAACAGCAGGAAATTAATGACAAACTTTGCTGAATGTAAATGAAAGAAAGGCCTGCAAAATCAGTAAGAAGTTGCTGCAATGATGGGGTACATAACAGTGTTCCTTCTGCATTGGGGAGGCTGGCTCAAATTACACTTGATGCTGCAAGGGTAGCACTTGCATGGCTAGAACAGCTCAGGGACACCCTTACACTTTGTTTTACAAGACAAGGTGgattcttttttcccctttatgtTATTGAGAGATTCTTATAAAATGTGACATTATCCTGGAATCTTTCAATAACCACTGGGTTATTAAAAGTCGATTAAAGCTATTAAGGTATTTAAAATGCATAATTCTGATATGGTCTTTAGTATTTTGCTGTTTGAGGAAGGTTTATCCTAATGTCATATAGAATTGTTGCTAAAATTGAGTCAAATAGTTACCCAACATCCAAGAATACTTTGAGAgcattatttctttttaattttgagCTTtcactgaaaatcagaaatatgcACAAATAGTAACACGTCTACAATTATATTTAAAGAAATGGCAAAGTCAAGTCAGGTATGAAAAGTATTACTAATCCTTGACCCAGGTTGGATGTGGTCAGGTAGGCTTTAATTTTATCCCCAAGCAGAACTACTTACACTTATCACAGCATGGTTGATGCAGCAACTTTCTTTTGATTAACAATGAATAATGAAACCCAAGGCAAGAGCTCATTTAAGATTATTCCTTACGATTCCACTCAAATAGCATTATTCAAACTGTTCTTGTTCAATATTTTCTTGACTAATGATAAAATCAAATCTATGAGATAGCGAGTGTTACAGCCTCCAGCCAGAACATCACAGAAGCAGTCATATATAAAAATCAGAAACAGTAACAGCTGTGTCTCATGAAAGGCAGATGTAGATCCCAGGAAGTGACAGAAGTGCACTTTCTATAACAGTGTTCCATCTTGATCAACTCCATTTGGCAAAAGACATCACATTACACCAAGATTAATTCAGCCAGAGTGGGTGACACCATGAGCTCTAGGCTCAGGCCTACATCATTTTTGGAATAAGTCTTTAACCCTTAACCTGCACCATGGAAGACCAACAAGAGAGTAAGTGTACAATGGGAAGTCAACTCGTAGATGTAGTGAGGATTAGGAAGTGTGTATACAGCACAGGCAATGTAAAATACGGGAGACACATAAGTTTCTTCGGAATCCAAACTTTAATCCAATATTGAATAAAGGCAATAGATTGTATGTTTTGTTTCGTATGTAGAAAATAAACCATTTCTGATAAAGTTTCTGTCAGATTTAGCATTGCATGGACAATCCATGCTCCTTCTGAAGAATTTCCACTGTAGCAGTAAATGCACTGTTCATGGAGGTAGAAGAGAAAAGAATCAATTAGATCCTTGATCAGTCAACTCCCAAATAATGCAAGATCCTTACAAGCAACACATTTCCATTATGCATCAGCCACAGAGGAAGGTCAATAATTAAAGGACACGAGTTTAAGACAATGGGCAAAAGTAGTAGTGGGGAGATGAAAGATTTTCTTAAAAGGGAAAGCACAGCAagctggggaaagagcagaggagtgaAACTAATTTGATTGCTCAACCAATGCTTTGGATGGTGTAACGGGATCCACATAACCCACATGCACAGGCTTACAAGACCATCTCAACAGGAAGTCAGCACACCTGACAATGATGTCCACACACTCAGTAGAGTGACAGCCTGGATTTCACATTAAATTCAGGAGTGGGAGTCATGATTCGAGTTAGGAAAGCTGTAATTGTTTTGAATGCAATATTGCCCAAGGGAAAAAACACATACTGGTGTGTGTATAATTCATTCACTGGAGAAGCAGCAAATGGCTGAAAATGAAGACTGTCAATAATTAAAGGATATGGATTTAAGACAATTGGTAAGTAGAGggaagatgagatttcttttttaaaaatgcacatcaAATTATGATGACCTAGAGGAAGTAAAGTGGAACCAAATGGATAGCTCTACCAAAAAGCTGTCACAggcaggatgggccaaatggcctcctgtgttgtatgaTTTATTCAACACATGAAATGGATACTTACCAACCAGGCCTGATAATACTGTATTTTCCAGGTGTGGCCAAGTTAACCACTGTTGATCCTAACCGACATTCAGGGCTCAACACATCACCGATAGGCCCACCATCAACAACAAGACCCAACGAAGGCCAAAGGTCTTTAAATTCCTGCAGGCATTTGAGAGAAATTATATTTAAGATCAGATCTAATTCCTTTTTAAGCTTCATCCAGATACAATAGGGAGAGTAGCATCAGTAATCAGCAGCAAATGGGGATTGCAATGCTGCAATACCAGATTTACTACTTATAAATTTAAACAAGTCTGACAGAACCAAAATCTGGCAACTATTATTTAAAAACTGTGATTGAATGACTGATCCTGATTAGAAAAGACAGCTGTAATGCTATTGGGAGGGGACAGAAATATTAATGAGAGGCTTACTCTGCAGCCAACCACACAAAATGCCAAATACAGAATGCCAGGCATCTACctggtatagaaccatagaacaatacagcacaatacaggcccttcggcccaccatgttgtgccaaccttcaaacaactcctaagactatctaaccccttcctcccacatatccctccatcttaaattcctccatatgcttatctaacaatctcttgaacttgaccaacgtatcagcttccaccaccaccccagacagcgcattccatgcaccaaccactctctgggtgaaaaacctccctctgacgtctcccttgaacttcccacctattactttaaaaccatgccctcttgtaatgagcattggtgccctgggaaagaggcgctggctgtccactccatctattcctcttaatattttgtatacctctatcatgtctccgctcatcctccttctctccaatgagtatgGTCGATGGTTCAGTAACCAAACCAAAATGTGGGTATTTAAATGGATGAAATTCACTAAAGTTTACATACAGACAACCAAGGAAGTTAATGGAAAGAATTAAGTAGTGGAAGATGCCAGGGTAGTCTAAAAgtaataaaaactttaaaatcaCAGCAGAGCACCAACAATTTAGCGCAACAAAAGAAAGTGACTGTAGATTTTCAGGATTGGGGGAAATTGCTTCCTGAATTCACTCTTGAAAGGTTTAGATCTAATTTTTTTATTATGTACTTTGTACAGATCCTTCAACaagagaaattttttttttaatttaacagaATCATTGTGCTAACAAGTGACTGCCATTAGGTCGACAAACTACATGTAGCTATCATCTAAACAGTTGAATCCCTCTGCATTTGAATACCTCACGTAAATAATCTTCCACATTCAAGGGAACACGAGCTTCGTTCATGCAAACCATCACCAAAATTTACCTTTTAAGCTCAATCATTCTGGTGAAAGTGTGCTGCATCTCATCCAAAGCCATTTTATGACCCATTTTTCAATGAAAGACTTGGTACTACTTGCACCTCTACAACACACTGTCTACTtgctacttgttttttttaaactgcatttcAGGGTGAGAGCATctatggcaaggccagcatttactgaccATCCCAAACTATCCTTGAAGGTGGTAGGGAGCCACCTGCttgagcagctgcagtccttctggtaaaggtacctTCACATTGTTGCAGAAGGTCATTGCTTggtacaaatgttatttgccacgtcagcccatgcctaaatggCATGGACTTGTTCTCTTGCAGAgcagttgtaaatggaattgagaaCTGTGCAATCGTCAGTCCTTCTGACCTTAAAGATGGAAGGTAGGTCATTAACAAAGCAGGTGATTGGGCCTAGGAACTCTTGCACAGTTCCCTGGGTCAGAATTATCTAACTACCttcttttgtgcaaggtatgactccaacatTGGAGTTTATCCTTTCTTGATTCCCGATAACTTCAGTTTTACAggattccttgatgccacacttgatcaaaAACTGCCTTAATGACAAGGGCAGTTCTCACACTTCAGATCtgggattcagctctttggttaaTGTTTGGACCAAGGACGTGATTAGCTCTGGAGTCCAGTGTTCCTGCCAAAAACTCAAACTGGGCATCGGCAAGTAAGTTGTTGGAgagcaagtgccacttgatagcactgctaATGACACTTTGTTGATATTGAAAGTAGGTTAATAaaacagtaattagccagattggatttgccttgctttgtatgaacagtatataGAGGCAACTTCCCATATTGTCAGGCAGATGTCATTGTTATATTTGGAGCAGTTTGTCAAAAGGCACGGCTAATTCTTGAACCCGTCGTCCGATCTGCTCCGATATCCTGCGCTCTCAGCCATTTCTCGGTAACGTAAAATGAATCAATTTGGTTAAATTAATCTCTGTGATGATTGGTATCTGGAAGGAAGCCGAAACAATCACCCACTTGGCTCTTCTAGGAGGGACGTGGTTCCCGATGCTCCAGCCTCATCCTTAGCATTCAAATGCTAGGTCCTACCATCGTTAAGGATAGCACCGCCTCGTTTTGTTAACGATTCAAATATCAGCTACCATTTGACTAGAAGTGGCAGGACCAAAGAGCACCAGTTTGATCCATTGATTGCAGGATCACTTAGCCCTAAAGAGTGCAAGCTGTAGTCCTGCACTGTCACCTCTTTTTTAGGTATATCTAGTTCTCCAACATGTCCTTTCTTAAGGCATCAATTGATCCCTGGCTTGACTGTAAACGTACAGAATTACACTGGGGCATGACATTATAGGCTGTGGTGGTGTATTCTTCTGCACCTCATGATTACCTTGCTTTGAGCTACCATTTCAATTTTGAGCCTATCCCTTTCAGCACAATTATAATGCCAAGCTACTTAATACCTGCCTGCTAATAATTTGTATCAATAACTCCTTATTATATAGCTTAATTTGCAATGAAGCTCTGGGTAATATGATTCTATAATAGTCATCCTCATTTACCTGCTGTCAAAACTAGAGTCAGTTTCTTTCCATACCATTCTTTTCTCTCATTACAGTGCTCTAGCACTATTGATCTTAGAATTTctctgcaccacttccaaagcTTGGGTATTAGTTTTTCACCTCTGCAATCGTATCCAAGTGCAGTATATTCTCTGGGCTGCTGTAGTCTACATTTCCTTTGTCTATGATCTCCTCCCACTGCCCCAGGTACTCGTTGTGTTATCTGTACTCTACATTATTGCTGCCTTAAGTTCCTATCACTGGAGAAATGTAAGGAGAACTACCTGTAACTTTCCAATAAATCTGCTAATAAAGTGCATGTTTAATAACTGAATCAGGGCAGCTGCCAATATTCGCATTCAGCCCCAGCACTTTGCTTAGCATCCAtaatctcattttcttttttacaACAGTTATTTGAGCAATACTGAAAGCAACACTCCTGATCAAAACTCTGCTTTCAGGGAAAAAAGATGCTAAATTTAAGTTTACAATTTAGTGAACAATTCAAAAAAGTATCCAAAACAAATCTCCAGTAATTTAAGTATTTACTCAGTGAGAGATACTTACCTCTGGAGTCAAAGTGCTGTTTTGAGAGCTGACATTGGCACTTGTCAAAGCCAGAGGTTCACCACACAATTGTGCCAGTTTCTGCATAAACGGATGCTTTGGAATACGTACACCCACCAACTGCAAGTAACGCAAAAGTTTAAGAATTTCATGTCAGTGAGTATCAAAGTAAATTGAAGAACTAACACCAATTGTGATGTAATCAAATCATATTAACAGGTTAGTTCACTTTGGGTTTCACGGTTCTGCAACACCAtagaacaaaaacaacaaaaagaaTACAACTTATTCAATCTTACATCAGTGAAAGGGTTTAAATCTTTATTCAGCTCATCTGCCCGCTTAAAAACCAATGTTACAGGTCCTGGCAGGAGATCTCTTAATACCTGGTCAGAAACAGTTACTTTACAGTACCTGTGAAAAACAAAGAAAGTGCTCAGTCCACAAAAAGGTCATATTTTATAcactcaaataacaatgagcaaTTAAGAAAAATCAATTGAAAACAAATTTTTGCATAGTGAAAAATCAAAGGCCCAACAAGTCAGCTTTTTAGAGCAACAACCCCCTTCATGCCTTTGTCATCTCTTCTAATCTCTCCTTTCCAAAAACCTTTCTATATAGTCCATTTATTACTCTGTATATTTCCAGTATATTCTAATAACATTAACATATTAGTTAAGAAATTCTAACCAACTTCTCTTCTTGTCCCACCTACCAGTCTGTCTCCCTTAGTTATCAGAACCCTACACTATACTGAACTGTGTTTTCATTTTCGTCGCAAAAACTTTTATACTTTTATAAGAATGTTCTATAAGAAACTGATCTTCCTAAATTTTACCTCAGGAACTAACTAAACTTTTAAAACTTTGACATTAATTATGCAGATATTAAAGAGGAGCTTGCAGTGACACATACCCAAAAACAATGAAATATCAGACAATTTTTGAAGTTTGGTTTCTTCTGTACTTGCACTCACTTATAAATAGCTTCAATATTTCCAACAGAGATAGCTAAAGGTTTGTCCGCATTCCGTCCTTTAATTTCATAAATTCTTCGGATAGCTTCGGAATTCTGTGCCAGGCAGGCAATTCCGTAGATAGTGTCTGTTGGAACTGCCACTACCTGACCACACTGGAGAACGTTTACCGTTTCCCTTAACACCTCATTCCAATCTGGATAAAGAGAATAGTTGTGTATTAAGCCATAGATTCACATCAAGTTTTACTTAAGCAAGTGCTCAGATCAGTATTGGACAGTATCAATCAATTGAACAGTGACATTCTGGAAACTTcaacacaaaagaaaatcaagacCACAGCAAATCAGCCAAATGAAATACATTGCTCCCATATTCCAGTCCTCACATATAGATTTGCGgaaccagtacagtgcaagacataaaaattactgtgttacaaaaataaataaatgaatagtgcaaaagaggaataacgaggtagtgttcatggaccattcagaaatctgatggtggaggggaagaaactgttcctgaaacgtagactgtgggtcttcaggctcctgtacctcctccctgatggtagtaacgtgaattGAGGGGGGACATGACTCCTTTCTGCCATGAATCATCATCCTCCTTTAATTCTCAAATAACCCAAGATACCTCTGAGCCTCTTCCATCACAAGCTCTCACTCACTCCATACACCTTTTCCACAATACTGTTTCTACCCAATGTTAATGGAAACCAAAGGCAGCTGTTATGTTTCAGGGCTTCTCCAGGTCACACAATACAGGGATATTACTCCTCTTACTGACATCATAGTCACTTACCTAACAGGAAAGCTTAAATGGTTCCTGTATGTACTGTCCACACATACAGGTGGATAATGGACCACACCTTAAATTAATAAAAGACAAGTTCTGGGGACTGCACATGGCTTGACAGTTCCTAGAGTctgaatcatgcagcacagaaacagacccttcagcccatgctaACCGGCAAGCACCcattttatattaatcctaccctaagccattttattctcattgtattcccatcaattccccccaaattctacccctcatcaACACAcccagggcaacttacagtgtccagttaacctaccaacccactttTTGTTTTAGGGTACAAGAGGAAACTGAAGCcactggagaaaacccacgctgtcactgggtgaacatgcaaactccacacaggcagcaccagaggccaagatcgaactcaggtcgctggagccgtgaggcagcagccctactggCGGCATCACTGGAGGGCCCTTTAGTGAAACGACTTCCCCCCCACATTCATTAGGTAGCCCTACTTCCCAATCCCCATTTACTGGTGCTCCTATTTCAAACTACTTTCACCAGTAACATTGAAGTCTGGGCACAACTTTATGCATCTTCAGTTAccggtacagtagtgtagcggttagcgtaatgttttaatagcaccagcgacctgggttcaattccagcctctgtctgtaagga comes from the Pristis pectinata isolate sPriPec2 chromosome 22, sPriPec2.1.pri, whole genome shotgun sequence genome and includes:
- the yrdc gene encoding yrdC domain-containing protein, mitochondrial encodes the protein MLTSARWLQAVMRNRVTAAGTERAGCPARVRLLRQPAPGQPAGAGPRLRPRVRVGDWNEVLRETVNVLQCGQVVAVPTDTIYGIACLAQNSEAIRRIYEIKGRNADKPLAISVGNIEAIYKYCKVTVSDQVLRDLLPGPVTLVFKRADELNKDLNPFTDLVGVRIPKHPFMQKLAQLCGEPLALTSANVSSQNSTLTPEEFKDLWPSLGLVVDGGPIGDVLSPECRLGSTVVNLATPGKYSIIRPGCAFTATVEILQKEHGLSMQC